From Thamnophis elegans isolate rThaEle1 chromosome 12, rThaEle1.pri, whole genome shotgun sequence, one genomic window encodes:
- the SPRED3 gene encoding sprouty-related, EVH1 domain-containing protein 3: MVRVRAVVMTRDDSSGGWVPMGGGGLSHVTICKVRLPDEGPRRQYLINGERLRDQTTILECALKRDLVYNKVNPIFHHWKVGDNKFGLTFQSPADAVTFENGVQAALKEITEGFSSPGSSASGSSSSSEDEAAGQDEALPVRTDSESSSNSQKEMLPKPITIVTSESSSTCFIRTPISEEFPFSSTQGASSAGPVQAEPLQQLTLPEEEELESITPCPWVTKGYEDYRRAVVQKHQADPEKIDLCVHFEKGGRGSRSPREKEYSFPPGAEGRLKDPKASPSCRIHGASSPMKHKPVKEQQQSPQAPPGAIMGVEEDTVPSRCVYCRDVFNNEENGRGQCQDAPDPIGHCVYQFTCMWCAESMLYHCMSDSEGEYSDPCSCDTGHPHFCIRWLALATLSLVVPCMCCYLPLHACYSCGERCGCCGGKHKAVR; this comes from the exons ATGGTTCGGGTGCGGGCTGTGGTGATGACTCGAGACGACTCAAGCGGCGGTTGGGTGCCCATGGGTGGTGGTGGCCTGAGCCATGTGACCATCTGTAAAGTCCGGCTCCCTGACGAAGGGCCGCGCCGCCAGTACCTGATCAACGGAGAGCGCCTCCGGGACCAGACG ACCATCTTGGAGTGTGCCTTGAAAAGGGACCTGGTCTACAACAAGGTGAACCCCATTTTCCACCACTGGAAAGTCGGGGATAACAAGTTTGGCCTCACTTTTCAGAGCCCTGCAGATGCAGTGACTTTTGAGAATGGCGTGCAAGCCGCTTTGAAGGAGATCACAGAAG GTTTTTCTTCCCCTGGTTCCAGTGCCAGCGGCTCCTCTTCGTCCTCCGAGGATGAAGCAGCTGGTCAGGACGAAGCCCTTCCT GTGCGCACAGATAGTGAGTCTTCCTCAAATAGCCAGAAGGAGATGCTCCCCAAACCCATCACCATTGTGACCAGCGAGTCCTCCTCCACCTGCTTTATTCGCACCCCCATTTCTGAAGAGTTCCCCTTCAGTTCAACACAAGGGGCGAGCTCGGCTGGACCG GTGCAAGCCGAGCCCTTGCAGCAGCTGACTCTcccagaggaggaggagctggagaGCATCACCCCTTGTCCCTGGGTCACCAAAGGCTACGAGGACTACCGGCGGGCCGTGGTTCAGAAGCACCAGGCAGACCCCGAGAAGATCGACCTGTGCGTACACTTTGAGAAGGGAGGACGGGGCAGCCGATCTCCCCGGGAGAAGGAGTACAGCTTTCCCCCTGGGGCGGAAGGGCGGCTCAAGGACCCCAAGGCCTCGCCCTCCTGCCGGATCCATGGGGCTTCCTCTCCCATGAAACACAAGCCGGTGAAGGAGCAACAGCagtcaccacaggcgccccctggAGCCATCATGGGTGTGGAAGAGGACACTGTGCCCTCGCGGTGCGTCTACTGCCGGGATGTCTTTAACAACGAAGAAAACGGGCGGGGACAGTGCCAGGATGCGCCAGACCCCATCGGTCACTGTGTCTACCAGTTTACTTGTATGTGGTGTGCCGAGAGCATGCTCTACCATTGCATGTCAGACTCGGAAGGGGAGTACTCGGACCCTTGTTCTTGCGACACTGGCCACCCACACTTCTGCATCCGCTGGCTGGCTCTGGCCACCCTCTCCTTGGTGGTCCCGTGCATGTGCTGCTACCTACCCCTCCACGCCTGCTACTCCTGCGGTGAGCGCTGCGGTTGCTGCGGTGGCAAGCACAAAGCCGTCCGGTGA
- the FAM98C gene encoding protein FAM98C, translated as MEAEDVQGFPSVKTFTEVAEAGVSSPRFMTLCSWLVSELRTICRLEEDVSPVQGPEDAETFQIEISGLLGELHCPYPSLTTGDVMARLRTRDNCLQLLYFLSSELLAARLQARKTLQSAKQGDRKNEAVRELHQICQALGMPEPDPASSVAQVMDDIRSQVSEALAAQGPEPDRTAPLLKAPLTSEQWKALDEINQLLGAEYQCRRHMMLTRFDVTVASFHWSERAKNRSAAMSEAFQPLRRSLPEDSQLSLAHLLAAREDFSRIVKTSSGALRSKTSCAVNKILMTGSVPDRGGRPNEIEAPMPTWEKRREGGGRGGGGGQRWSKRGNKKKK; from the exons ATGGAGGCGGAAGACGTGCAGGG ATTTCCGTCCGTAAAAACCTTCACCGAGGTGGCTGAAGCTGGGGTCTCCAGCCCTCGATTCATGACGCTCTGCTCGTGGCTGGTTTCAGAGCTTCGAACCATTTGCCGGCTGGAGGAGGACGTTAGCCCCGTGCAGG GGCCTGAGGATGCCGAGACATTTCAGATCGAAATCAGCGGCCTCCTGGGTGAGCTGCACTGCCCGTATCCGTCACTGACCACAGGGGACGTAATGGCGAGACTCCGCACCCGAGACAACTGCTTGCAGCTTCTGT ATTTTTTGAGCTCGGAGCTGCTGGCTGCCCGGCTCCAGGCCAGGAAAACGCTCCAGTCCGCAAAGCAAGGCGACAGAAAGAACGAAGCCGTGCGGGAACTCCATCAGATCTGCCAAGCCCTGGGGATGCCTGAGCCGGACCCGGCTTCCTCTGTGGCTCAGGTTATGGACGACATTAGATCCCAG GTTTCTGAGGCTCTGGCTGCTCAAGGGCCGGAGCCCGACCGGACGGCACCACTCCTGAAGGCCCCGTTGACCTCTGAGCAATGG AAAGCGCTGGACGAGATTAACCAACTGCTGGGGGCTGAATACCAGTGCCGAAGACACATGATGCTGACACGTTTTGATGTCACCGTTGCGTCCTTCCATTGGTCTGAGAGGGCCAAG AACCGAAGCGCAGCCATGTCCGAAGCCTTCCAACCTTTACGGAGGTCTTTGCCGGAAGATTCCCAGCTCTCCCTTGCCCACCTGCTGGCTGCCCGCGAGGACTTTTCTCGTATCGTGAAGACCAGCAGTGGGGCCTTGCGGAGTAAGACCAGCTGTGCCGTCAACAAG aTCTTGATGACGGGCAGCGTCCCAGACCGGGGAGGACGTCCAAACGAAATCGAGGCCCCCATGCCCACctgggagaagaggagagaaggaggaggaagaggaggaggaggaggccagcGCTGGTCTAAACGGGgcaacaaaaagaagaaataa